Within the Terriglobales bacterium genome, the region GCCAGCTTGGGCAGGTACTTGCGCTTCTGCTCTTCCGAGCCGGCAATCCAGATGTGGTTGCTGCACAGCGAAGTGTGCGCCGCCACGATGATGCCCACCGAGCCATCCACGCGCGAAAGCTCTTCGATGGCGATGACGTACTCCACGTAGCCCATGCCGGCGCCGCCGTAGTCGGGCGGAAAGATGACGCCCATCAGCCCCAGCTTGCCCAGTTCCTTCAGGACGCCCAGCGGGAATTCGCATTTCTCGTCCCACTCCATCACGTGCGGGCGGATCTCGCGCTCGGCAAACTCGCGCACGTTGCGGCGCAGTTGATGCTGCTCTTCCGTCAGACGAAAATCCACGTGGCGCTCCTGGCGCGCGCGATCCCCGGCGCGCTCAATCGTTTCCTTCGGACCGGTCCCGGGGGGCCCTGTACGGCATGCCGGCCCGGCGGATGGAGGCTTCCACCAGCTCGGCGACCTCGCCCGGCCGCGCATTACGGCGCGCCTTCTGGCGGGAGAAGACCACTTCGTCCCCCACCTTCACTTCCAGCACGCCCACGCCGGCGAACCGCATGCGCGGTGTGATGCCCAGCCGTTCCCGGATCTCCCCTTTGAGGCGTCCCGCCTCCATGAGAATGTCCAGTCAGGTGAAGCAGCGGCGAATCTCAACCTGCATGGGGCTCCCTTCGCCAGCGCCCGGAAACAGCGAAGCTACAGTGTATCGCGCCACGGCTAGGCGCGCGCCAGCTCCTCCCGCGCCATGCGCTCGGCCTCGAACTTAAGGGCGTCGAGCCAGGCGGCGTAGGCCTCCACGGTCTTCTTCTTCATGCCGTCCCCGAAGAAGATGGAGACAAAACCGGAAATGTCCTCCCACGTCTTGAGCAGTGTCGTGCCGTCGGGCTGGGCTTCGAAGCTGAACCAATGCTCGCCCTTCCAGCCGAATCCGCCGCCCGTCCAGGCCACTTTGCCCGGCGGCGCGCATTCCAGCACCGTGCACTCGACGGCCATGACCCGCGGCTTCACCAGCTCCATGCGGAACCGGCTGCCCTTCTGCCAGGGCTGGCCGCTGACCCATTTACACGGACCCACGACGCGGTTCCACCAGGCCCACTGCTCCAGGTTCTCGAATTTCTTCCAGACGTGATCGGGACGGCACTTGGCCGTAATGGATTGCTCCAGACGAATCGCCATGCTTGGTTGGTCGGTTCCTCTCTCGAATGAAAAATGTCAGTGCTTGCAGATGGCGGAAACGGCTGCCAGGGCGCGGGCGCAGTCCTCGTGGTCCACGTCCCGGTGCGTGACGAAGCGCATGCGCTCCGGGCTGATGCCGTTGGCGCGCAGGCCCCGCGCCGCCAGCATGTCCGTGAAGCGGGGAGTGTGCATGCCCGTGCCGCTGATGTCGAAAATCACGATGTTGGTCACTACCTTCGATGCATCGAGACGGATGCCCGGTACACCCGCCAGCCCATCGGCCAGGAAGCGCGCGTTCTCGTGGTCGCGGGCCAGGTGGCGCGGGCCGTCTTCGAGCGCGATCAGCCCGGCCGCGGCCAGCACGCCCGCCTGCCGCATGCCGCCGCCCAGCGCCTTGCGATAGCTGCGTGCCTGGTCGATCAGGCTGCGGCTGCCCACCAGCAGCGAGCCCACCGGCGCTCCCAGTCCCTTCGACAGGCAGAACATCACCGAATCAAACTTGCGGGTCAACTCGGCTACGGTGCGGCCCAGCGCCACCGCTGCGTTGAAGATGCGCGCGCCATCCAGATGCACCGGCAGCCCGCGCTCGTGCGCCCGGTCGCAGATTTCCTCCGCCACCTCCGGCGGATATACGGTGCCGCCGGCCATGTTGTGCGTGTTCTCCAGCGCGATCAGCCCTGTGGGTGCGCGGTAGTAGATGCGTGGCGCGATGCGCTTCTCGATCTCACCCCAGCTCAGGATTCCGTCCTCGCCCCGCACCGGCCGCGCGATGCACCCGGAGAAATGCGCCAGCATCGCCATTTCGTAGTCCAGGATGTGGGCGCGCTCCTCGCAGATCACTTCCTGCCCCGGCCGGGTGTGCGCTTTGATGGCGATCTGGTTGCCCATCGTGCCCGAAGGCACGAAGATGGCCGCCTCGCGCTGGAAGATCTCCGCCGCCCGCTGCTCCAAGCGGTTCACCGTCGGGTCTTCGCCGTAAACGTCGTCGCCGACCTCGGCTTCGGCCATGGCGCGGCGCATCTCCGGCGTCGGCTGCGTCACCGTGTCCGAGCGCAGGTCGATGGCTGCCAGATGCGCGGGTTCGTCCGCCACTGCACCAACTGGTGCCGCCTTGGATTTCATGACCAAACCACTAATTTACCGTATGCGACGCGCCGAGCGCCCGTTTTTGCCGCGGCGCCCGCTATTGGACCTTGACTCGGGCCGCGATCCGGGCCCGGCGTGGATCGTCCGGGTCAAGGCCGAGGATGTCGGGCAGGTCCTCCACCGTGCCGATGGAGACAAAGCGCTCGAATACTTCGTTCGAAAGCAGCCGCCCTCTGGGAGTCAAGAACAGGCTGCCCTGATGCAGCCGGACCAGCCCGTCCCGCAGCAGGTCGGCAATCTTGTCGTCGAGCTCCTGCACCTCCTCCTGGCCGAACTTTGACGCGGCTTCCGCCAGCTCCACCCCACAGTTCAGTCGCAGACCCAGGAAGAA harbors:
- a CDS encoding low specificity L-threonine aldolase, which translates into the protein MADEPAHLAAIDLRSDTVTQPTPEMRRAMAEAEVGDDVYGEDPTVNRLEQRAAEIFQREAAIFVPSGTMGNQIAIKAHTRPGQEVICEERAHILDYEMAMLAHFSGCIARPVRGEDGILSWGEIEKRIAPRIYYRAPTGLIALENTHNMAGGTVYPPEVAEEICDRAHERGLPVHLDGARIFNAAVALGRTVAELTRKFDSVMFCLSKGLGAPVGSLLVGSRSLIDQARSYRKALGGGMRQAGVLAAAGLIALEDGPRHLARDHENARFLADGLAGVPGIRLDASKVVTNIVIFDISGTGMHTPRFTDMLAARGLRANGISPERMRFVTHRDVDHEDCARALAAVSAICKH
- a CDS encoding SRPBCC domain-containing protein → MAIRLEQSITAKCRPDHVWKKFENLEQWAWWNRVVGPCKWVSGQPWQKGSRFRMELVKPRVMAVECTVLECAPPGKVAWTGGGFGWKGEHWFSFEAQPDGTTLLKTWEDISGFVSIFFGDGMKKKTVEAYAAWLDALKFEAERMAREELARA